A single window of Pygocentrus nattereri isolate fPygNat1 chromosome 24, fPygNat1.pri, whole genome shotgun sequence DNA harbors:
- the LOC119262346 gene encoding embigin-like isoform X1, which translates to MQVGLYLLLVLHIAEGCKLKDGKPEVITAYRGGSALLPCYCTDPQATPGRFTWKKHRTNIDILEEMSNERSQYRDRVQLFNGHSPGNLSLLISHLTEEDGGDYICEVEGRIKYISLTVEGCTLTNLKTTLPITAHTGGSVLLPCSCTELRAKPETFTWKKYNQKCDSIPFESGQYRNRFQLVNGHRKSLSTHITPD; encoded by the exons ATGCAGGTTGGTTTGTATCTGCTGCTTGTGCTCCACATTGCTGAAG GCTGCAAACTGAAAGATGGAAAGCCAGAAGTGATTACTGCATACAGAGGAGGGTCAGCACTGCTGCCCTGTTACTGCACTGACCCACAAGCCACACCTGGGAGATTTACCTGGAAGaaacatagaacaaacatagacATATTGGAAGAGATGTCCAATGAAAGGAgtcagtacagagacagagttcagctgtttaatggtcactctccaggaaatctctctctactcatatcacacctgactgaagaggatggaggagatTACATATGTGAAGTTGAAGGCAGAATCAAATATATCAGCCTCACTGTTGAAG GCTGCACTCTGACCAACCTTAAGACAACATTACCTATCACAGCTCATACAGGAGGGTCAGTACTGCTGCCCTGCTCCTGCACTGAGCTACGTGCCAAACCTGAGACATTCACCTGGAAGAAATACAATCAAAAGTGTGATAGTATACCCTTTGAAAGTGGTCAGTATAGAAACAGATTTCAGCTGGTTAATGGTCacaggaaatctctctctactcatatcacacctgactga